The following proteins are encoded in a genomic region of Zea mays cultivar B73 chromosome 9, Zm-B73-REFERENCE-NAM-5.0, whole genome shotgun sequence:
- the LOC542581 gene encoding elongation factor 1-alpha, producing MGKEKTHINIVVIGHVDSGKSTTTGHLIYKLGGIDKRVIERFEKEAAEMNKRSFKYAWVLDKLKAERERGITIDIALWKFETTKYYCTVIDAPGHRDFIKNMITGTSQADCAVLIIDSTTGGFEAGISKDGQTREHALLAFTLGVKQMICCCNKMDATTPKYSKARYDEIVKEVSSYLKKVGYNPDKIHFVPISGFEGDNMIERSTNLDWYKGPTLLEALDLINEPKRPSDKPLRLPLQDVYKIGGIGTVPVGRVETGVIKPGMVVTFGPTGLTTEVKSVEMHHEALQEALPGDNVGFNVKNVAVKDLKRGYVASNSKDDPAKEAASFTSQVIIMNHPGQIGNGYAPVLDCHTSHIAVKFAELVTKIDRRSGKELEKEPKFLKNGDAGMVKMVPTKPMVVETFSQYPPLGRFAVRDMRQTVAVGVIKSVEKKDPTGAKVTKAAAKKK from the exons ATGGGTAAGGAGAAGACTCACATCAACATTGTGGTCATTGGCCATGTCGACTCTGGCAAGTCGACCACCACTGGCCACCTGATCTACAAGCTTGGAGGTATTGACAAGCGAGTGATTGAGAGGTTCGAGAAAGAGGCTGCCGAGATGAACAAGCGGTCATTCAAGTATGCGTGGGTGCTTGACAAGCTCAAGGCTGAGCGTGAGAGAGGTATTACAATTGATATTGCCCTGTGGAAGTTCGAGACCACCAAGTACTACTGCACTGTTATTGATGCCCCGGGACACCGTGACTTCATCAAGAATATGATCACTGGCACTTCCCAAGCTGACTGTGCTGTTCTTATCATTGACTCAACCACTGGTGGTTTTGAGGCTGGTATCTCCAAGGATGGCCAGACCCGTGAGCATGCTCTCCTTGCTTTCACACTTGGTGTGAAGCAGATGATTTGCTGCTGCAACAAG ATGGATGCTACTACACCCAAGTATTCAAAGGCCCGTTATGATGAGATTGTGAAGGAAGTCTCTTCCTACCTGAAGAAGGTTGGATACAACCCTGATAAGATCCACTTCGTTCCAATCTCTGGTTTTGAAGGTGACAACATGATTGAGAGGTCCACCAACCTTGACTGGTACAAGGGCCCAACCCTACTTGAGGCTCTGGACTTGATCAATGAGCCAAAGAGGCCTTCAGACAAGCCCCTGCGTCTCCCCCTTCAGGATGTGTACAAGATTGGTGGTATTGGAACTGTCCCTGTTGGACGTGTTGAGACTGGTGTCATTAAGCCTGGTATGGTTGTTACTTTTGGGCCTACTGGTCTTACTACTGAGGTTAAGTCCGTTGAGATGCACCATGAGGCTCTCCAGGAGGCCCTTCCCGGTGACAATGTTGGCTTCAACGTGAAGAATGTTGCTGTGAAGGATCTGAAGCGTGGGTATGTGGCCTCCAACTCCAAGGATGACCCTGCCAAGGAGGCTGCTAGCTTTACCTCCCAGGTCATCATCATGAACCACCCTGGCCAGATTGGCAATGGCTATGCCCCAGTTCTGGACTGCCACACCTCACACATTGCTGTCAAGTTTGCTGAGCTCGTTACCAAGATTGATAGGCGATCCGGCAAGGAGCTGGAGAAGGAGCCCAAATTTCTCAAGAACGGTGATGCTGGTATGGTGAAGATGGTTCCCACTAAGCCCatggtggtggagaccttttctcagTATCCTCCTCTTGGTCGATTTGCTGTCCGTGACATGAGGCAAACGG